One window of Atribacter laminatus genomic DNA carries:
- a CDS encoding type II toxin-antitoxin system Phd/YefM family antitoxin → MMMKKVGIRELKTHLSGYIEKVKSGERLIVSERAKPVACIIPFDTQELQPIWSLVENHSLHWDGTKPKGLKGKIKLKGIKLTSQYVAEDREK, encoded by the coding sequence ATGATGATGAAGAAAGTTGGAATCCGAGAGCTCAAAACTCATCTGAGTGGGTATATTGAAAAAGTAAAATCAGGAGAGAGGCTAATTGTTAGTGAAAGAGCAAAACCAGTAGCCTGTATTATTCCATTCGATACCCAGGAATTACAACCTATCTGGAGCTTGGTTGAAAATCATTCTTTGCATTGGGATGGAACAAAACCAAAAGGTTTAAAAGGAAAAATTAAATTAAAAGGAATAAAATTGACATCACAATATGTCGCCGAAGATAGAGAAAAATGA
- a CDS encoding nucleotidyltransferase domain-containing protein — MPVRSLNSSVIKWPDEKQVISSLKKWANAILKMNKNVVRIGYFGSYARGDWGVGSDLDLIIILSQSGLPFEKRNQDWREHQLPIPTDILIYTQQEWEVMRKEETPFFKRINHEVKWIYWD, encoded by the coding sequence ATGCCAGTGAGATCATTGAATTCATCGGTCATCAAATGGCCAGATGAAAAACAGGTTATTTCATCCCTTAAAAAATGGGCAAATGCTATTCTAAAAATGAACAAAAATGTCGTTCGGATTGGATATTTTGGTTCCTATGCTCGAGGTGATTGGGGAGTGGGAAGCGATTTAGATCTCATCATTATACTATCCCAATCCGGTCTTCCTTTTGAAAAAAGAAATCAAGATTGGCGCGAGCATCAATTACCAATACCGACTGACATTCTCATCTACACCCAACAGGAGTGGGAAGTAATGAGAAAAGAAGAAACGCCTTTTTTTAAAAGAATTAACCATGAAGTAAAATGGATATATTGGGATTAA
- a CDS encoding HEPN domain-containing protein: MPERSQDWYKQALRDLEQAVDSQNSGRHEWACFAAQQAAEKAVKALHLKNRQEAWGHVVSRLLHELPNSIEIPELLIEKARVLDNYHIPARYPNSHPEGAPFEHYGILQSSEAIQYASEIIEFIGHQMAR; this comes from the coding sequence ATGCCAGAGCGTTCCCAGGATTGGTATAAGCAGGCTCTTCGTGATTTAGAACAAGCTGTTGATTCTCAAAATTCAGGCCGCCATGAATGGGCGTGTTTTGCAGCACAACAAGCCGCTGAAAAAGCAGTAAAAGCCCTTCATTTAAAAAACCGACAAGAAGCCTGGGGACATGTTGTCTCTCGCCTTCTTCACGAGCTTCCTAATTCAATAGAAATTCCAGAGCTGCTTATTGAGAAAGCTCGAGTTCTTGATAATTATCATATCCCCGCTCGTTATCCCAATAGCCATCCTGAGGGAGCCCCTTTTGAGCATTATGGTATTTTACAAAGCTCGGAGGCAATTCAATATGCCAGTGAGATCATTGAATTCATCGGTCATCAAATGGCCAGATGA
- a CDS encoding ferritin, protein MMSKKLEDAINEQIKNEFFSGYLYLSMAAQSEEMNLPGVAHWFKVQAKEEQEHGMKFYDFINDRGGRVLLKAIEQPETEFKNVLDMFNKTLEHEKLVTSMINNLYEIALKEKDYPAQIMLQWFIDEQVEEEKNASDIIAILKMIGDKGHGLHMLDRDLGKREED, encoded by the coding sequence ATGATGAGTAAAAAGCTTGAAGATGCAATCAACGAACAAATTAAAAACGAATTTTTTTCCGGTTATTTATATCTTTCGATGGCAGCCCAATCAGAAGAAATGAATTTACCTGGGGTAGCTCATTGGTTCAAGGTGCAAGCCAAAGAAGAGCAAGAGCATGGGATGAAATTTTATGATTTTATTAATGACCGAGGCGGGCGAGTTCTTTTAAAAGCAATAGAACAACCAGAAACTGAATTCAAAAATGTACTTGATATGTTTAATAAAACTCTTGAGCATGAAAAACTGGTGACCTCGATGATTAATAACCTCTATGAAATTGCTTTGAAAGAGAAAGATTATCCAGCTCAAATCATGTTGCAGTGGTTCATTGATGAACAGGTTGAAGAAGAGAAAAACGCTTCAGATATTATTGCTATCCTCAAGATGATTGGTGATAAAGGCCATGGTCTGCATATGCTGGATCGTGATCTGGGGAAAAGAGAAGAAGATTAA
- a CDS encoding FprA family A-type flavoprotein: protein MPAVEIRNKIHWIGVNDHTTDLFEGLWPITQEGVSYNSYLVNDQKKAIIDLAKSIKVDEFFKRIAEIVNPSQVDYIILNHMEPDHTGVLRVLRKIAPQAKILCSPKAKDMIQAFYGITDQVQVVQDGEEVQLGELTLQFFMTPFVHWPETMMTFEKINRILFSCDAFGSYGALRGAIFDDECTDLEFYQKQALRYYANIVAKFSAQVLKAIEKLSGIPVDIIAPSHGLIWRKNPSIIIDLYKKWAEYAKIPGEPGITLLYATMYGNTEALMDSVAQGISQTGSSLEIFDVSRIHTSYILASLWSKSGVIIGAPTYENELFPSMAHVLDIAIRKGVQHKKVAYFGSYGWAGGALRELEKQLALLKWQMADTLVFQGGPSQEVLAQGKEFGRKFAEMVLSGMNSEKNG, encoded by the coding sequence ATGCCGGCTGTCGAGATACGAAACAAGATACATTGGATCGGTGTCAATGACCACACCACCGACCTTTTTGAGGGTTTATGGCCGATTACTCAGGAAGGAGTTTCTTATAACTCATACCTGGTCAATGATCAAAAGAAAGCCATAATCGATTTAGCCAAATCAATTAAAGTAGATGAATTTTTTAAACGAATAGCAGAAATTGTCAATCCTTCTCAAGTTGACTATATCATTCTCAACCATATGGAGCCTGATCACACAGGAGTCTTAAGAGTTCTCCGAAAAATTGCACCCCAAGCTAAAATTCTCTGTTCTCCAAAAGCCAAGGACATGATTCAAGCTTTTTATGGAATTACTGATCAGGTACAGGTTGTCCAAGATGGGGAAGAGGTGCAACTGGGAGAACTAACACTCCAATTTTTTATGACGCCGTTTGTTCATTGGCCAGAAACCATGATGACCTTTGAAAAGATAAACCGAATACTGTTCTCATGCGACGCATTTGGCAGTTATGGAGCACTTCGGGGTGCCATATTTGATGATGAATGCACTGATTTAGAATTTTATCAGAAACAAGCATTACGGTATTATGCCAATATTGTCGCAAAATTTAGCGCTCAGGTTTTAAAAGCGATTGAAAAATTATCTGGAATACCGGTAGATATTATAGCTCCTTCTCATGGTTTAATTTGGAGAAAAAATCCATCGATCATTATCGATCTTTATAAAAAATGGGCGGAATATGCAAAAATACCCGGAGAGCCGGGAATAACCCTTCTCTATGCAACCATGTATGGGAACACCGAAGCTTTAATGGATTCTGTTGCCCAGGGAATATCTCAGACCGGTTCCAGCCTTGAAATATTTGATGTTTCTCGCATTCATACCAGTTATATACTTGCCTCACTCTGGTCAAAAAGCGGAGTTATCATTGGGGCTCCAACTTATGAGAATGAGCTCTTTCCTTCGATGGCTCATGTTCTTGATATTGCTATAAGAAAAGGAGTTCAGCATAAAAAGGTAGCCTATTTTGGAAGTTATGGTTGGGCGGGAGGAGCTCTTCGGGAATTAGAAAAACAACTGGCTCTGTTAAAATGGCAGATGGCCGATACTTTGGTATTTCAAGGTGGTCCTTCTCAAGAGGTTCTTGCTCAAGGAAAAGAATTCGGGAGAAAATTCGCTGAAATGGTCTTATCGGGAATGAATTCTGAAAAAAATGGTTAA
- a CDS encoding bifunctional diguanylate cyclase/phosphohydrolase, whose product MKRKALKRGLNPTINQKNYRNELFNSFNQNNFNSNSFQPKDQIKVNNQKAPFNQDEKDEIFIEENEDNRIQPMDNQVKFYFYEDEESFQDFTIKSQKYFSSDMILHDPLTGLWNRVLFEEEIKRLDTERQLPISLIMGDVNGLKLVNDIYGHDCGDELLVDVATILRDSCRKEDIIARWGGDEFIILLPKTSGVTAQAIIQRISELCQKRKTDTIPITISLGIGTKSHPGDQIKEVLKQAEDEMYHKKTVESQLIRDQLFASLKFKYWEVKKLFQKEGNTQNLLYHHQLGEILQLDQQALNNLLLLAALHDIGKITIHRHLLLKKEPLTITEKLTLRKIPEISYRVLQYFPFTNQIADAALSYCEWWNGSGYPRGLSHEDIPLISRISSVVNTYDLMIQPRPYKSSLAPQEALIELQNQSGKQFDPEVVKNFLKMMEEKAG is encoded by the coding sequence TTGAAAAGAAAAGCCCTTAAAAGGGGTTTAAATCCTACCATAAACCAAAAAAATTACAGAAACGAACTTTTCAACTCATTCAACCAAAATAATTTTAACTCGAATTCTTTCCAACCAAAAGATCAAATCAAAGTAAATAACCAGAAAGCTCCTTTTAATCAGGATGAAAAAGACGAAATATTCATAGAAGAGAATGAAGACAATAGGATTCAACCAATGGATAATCAAGTAAAGTTTTATTTTTATGAAGATGAAGAATCTTTTCAAGATTTTACGATAAAAAGTCAGAAGTATTTTTCCAGTGATATGATTTTACACGATCCCCTCACTGGACTATGGAATCGGGTTCTTTTTGAAGAGGAAATAAAAAGACTCGATACTGAGCGCCAACTACCGATAAGTTTAATTATGGGTGATGTCAACGGATTGAAGTTGGTGAATGATATCTACGGTCACGACTGTGGTGATGAACTTTTAGTTGATGTAGCAACAATTCTCAGGGATTCTTGCCGAAAAGAAGATATCATAGCCCGTTGGGGAGGGGATGAATTCATCATTCTTTTACCAAAAACCTCAGGAGTAACAGCCCAAGCTATTATCCAACGGATCTCAGAACTTTGTCAAAAAAGAAAAACCGACACGATACCAATTACCATTTCTCTTGGAATTGGTACTAAAAGTCATCCTGGAGATCAAATCAAAGAAGTTTTAAAACAAGCTGAAGACGAAATGTATCACAAAAAGACAGTCGAAAGTCAGTTAATCAGGGATCAACTGTTTGCTTCATTAAAATTTAAATATTGGGAAGTCAAAAAGCTTTTTCAGAAAGAAGGGAACACGCAAAATCTTCTTTATCATCATCAATTGGGTGAAATTCTTCAACTTGATCAACAAGCCTTAAATAATCTTCTGTTATTAGCCGCTCTTCACGATATTGGGAAAATCACTATTCACCGTCATCTGCTTTTAAAAAAAGAACCGTTAACTATAACAGAGAAATTAACCCTTAGGAAAATTCCAGAAATTAGTTACCGCGTTCTTCAATATTTTCCTTTTACCAATCAAATAGCAGATGCTGCCTTAAGCTATTGTGAATGGTGGAATGGATCAGGATACCCACGTGGACTCTCTCATGAAGATATTCCACTGATTTCGAGGATTTCTTCTGTGGTAAATACCTATGATTTGATGATTCAACCTCGACCCTATAAAAGCTCATTGGCACCTCAAGAAGCTTTGATTGAATTGCAAAACCAATCAGGGAAACAGTTTGATCCAGAGGTGGTCAAAAACTTCCTTAAAATGATGGAGGAAAAAGCAGGTTAA
- the gltX gene encoding glutamate--tRNA ligase, with amino-acid sequence MEKTVRVRFAPSPTGFLHLGGARTSLFNWAYARKMGGVFVLRIEDTDVARSTDESVEVILDSLEWLGFNWDEGPGVDGPFKPYYQSMRLSFYQEQLLKLLQTGKAYRCFCTAEELAERREKTMAEGKNWRYDRKCLRLSPEEIETRLSQGARSVVRFFIPEGETSFIDMLRGDVTFNNVELDDFVLLKSDGMPTYNFACVVDDAYMKITHVIRGDDHISNTPRQVLLYKALGFPVPQYAHIPMILGKDKTRLSKRHGSPSVTYYRDKGYLPDAMVNYLARLSWASGEEEKEIFTRQEIIERFSLDQVSKHSAVFDLDKLNWMNSVYIREADQSTLVQMLTEILIREQVVKPKAVTPDFIRYCEKIVAVMRERMKYVGQITEDAKYFFTDDFEYDWIAFDKVLMGEGAEDRLVLCQEEFGKLDEFNIEATEDVIRNLTEKHKIKAAQFIHPLRMAISGVKGGPGLFELLEILGKEKVLLRIDRTLNQIRIRKQCGK; translated from the coding sequence TTTCTTCATTTAGGGGGTGCCCGAACGTCATTATTTAATTGGGCATATGCAAGAAAAATGGGCGGAGTGTTTGTGCTTCGAATTGAAGATACCGATGTTGCCCGCTCCACCGATGAGTCAGTAGAGGTTATTCTTGATAGCTTAGAATGGCTTGGCTTTAATTGGGATGAAGGTCCAGGAGTTGATGGTCCTTTTAAACCCTATTATCAAAGCATGAGGTTGTCCTTTTATCAAGAACAGCTCCTAAAGTTATTACAAACCGGGAAAGCCTATCGGTGTTTTTGTACTGCTGAAGAGTTAGCTGAACGTCGAGAAAAAACAATGGCAGAAGGGAAAAATTGGCGTTATGATCGCAAATGCCTTCGGCTCTCACCAGAAGAAATTGAAACCCGATTGAGTCAGGGAGCCAGATCGGTGGTTCGGTTTTTCATTCCCGAAGGCGAAACATCTTTCATTGACATGCTTCGAGGTGATGTAACCTTCAACAATGTCGAACTGGATGATTTTGTTCTATTAAAATCGGATGGGATGCCGACTTATAATTTTGCTTGCGTAGTTGACGATGCATATATGAAGATTACTCATGTAATAAGAGGAGATGATCATATCTCTAACACCCCTCGTCAAGTTCTTCTTTATAAAGCATTAGGATTTCCAGTACCTCAATATGCGCATATACCGATGATACTTGGAAAAGATAAAACCCGATTAAGCAAGCGGCACGGTTCCCCTTCGGTTACCTATTATCGGGATAAAGGGTATCTCCCTGATGCTATGGTTAATTACTTAGCCCGATTAAGCTGGGCTTCTGGGGAAGAAGAGAAAGAAATATTTACTCGTCAGGAAATCATCGAAAGATTCTCCTTAGATCAAGTGAGCAAACATTCGGCGGTTTTTGATCTGGATAAACTAAATTGGATGAACAGCGTTTATATTCGGGAAGCCGATCAATCAACACTGGTTCAAATGTTAACGGAAATTTTGATTCGAGAACAAGTCGTTAAACCGAAGGCAGTAACTCCAGATTTTATCCGTTATTGTGAAAAAATTGTTGCCGTTATGCGGGAGCGTATGAAGTATGTGGGTCAAATAACCGAAGATGCCAAGTATTTTTTTACTGATGATTTTGAATATGATTGGATAGCCTTTGATAAGGTATTGATGGGTGAAGGTGCCGAAGATCGATTGGTTCTCTGTCAAGAAGAGTTCGGAAAACTTGATGAATTTAATATTGAAGCCACTGAAGATGTGATTAGAAATTTAACAGAGAAACATAAAATAAAAGCTGCTCAATTTATTCACCCTCTTCGTATGGCAATTTCTGGAGTGAAGGGAGGACCCGGGCTTTTTGAACTCTTGGAAATTTTAGGGAAAGAGAAAGTACTGTTGAGGATTGATCGCACCTTAAACCAAATAAGAATACGAAAGCAATGTGGTAAGTGA